A single genomic interval of Saccharothrix saharensis harbors:
- a CDS encoding SDR family oxidoreductase, whose product MGTYFVTGATGFIGRRLVAELLRRPDCERVFALVRPHSADKLDRHGKLTPVLGDLGSPIDADRVDHVVHLAAVYDFTASAEAHHAVNVEGTRRVVEYAERTGSGLLHHVSSIAVAGDHRGSFTEDDFDLGQHLGSPYHATKHAAEKIVRGQDGVPWRIYRPGAVVGDSRTGEVDKVDGPYHFFAALAALARLPRRLPLVAPHFGVANVVPVDYVVAALDRLIHADVPAGSTFHLTARRSQRMDEVYNALADAAGAPKVRFSVPLPLPAEPTGAVVTGVLTELGVPPRLVPHLALHADFDSTATRAVTGLEPPDFTTYAHTLWRYWADHLDPLRAARGHGLAGRTVLVTGASSGIGAASALAVARKGAVPLLVARRADELEEVAGRIRAEGGTAHTYPCDLTDAEAVGALLKQVLADHDGVDALVNNAGRSIRRSVHLSVDRLHDYERTMALNYFAPLRLVLGLLPHMRERRFGHIVNISSMGVQINTPRFSAYLASKSALDAFSRVAASETVADGVTFTSVRMPLVRTPMIGPTKVYDAFPAATPERAAQWVVRALERRPEEVNLPAGVLVELARKAAPKTVRSLLHLVYRAMPEQGAPRTPPLASVAAGITRLVLRATR is encoded by the coding sequence GTGGGTACCTACTTCGTCACCGGCGCGACGGGTTTCATCGGCAGGCGCCTGGTCGCCGAGCTGCTGCGGCGACCGGACTGCGAACGGGTGTTCGCGCTGGTCAGGCCGCACTCGGCGGACAAGCTGGACCGCCACGGGAAGCTGACGCCGGTGCTGGGCGACCTCGGTTCGCCGATCGACGCCGACCGGGTCGACCACGTCGTGCACCTGGCCGCCGTGTACGACTTCACCGCGTCCGCGGAGGCGCACCACGCCGTGAACGTCGAGGGCACCCGGCGGGTCGTCGAGTACGCCGAACGCACCGGCTCCGGCCTGCTGCACCACGTGTCGTCCATCGCGGTCGCGGGCGATCACCGCGGCTCGTTCACCGAGGACGACTTCGACCTCGGCCAGCACCTCGGCTCGCCGTACCACGCGACCAAGCACGCGGCCGAGAAGATCGTCCGGGGCCAGGACGGCGTCCCGTGGCGGATCTACCGGCCGGGCGCGGTGGTCGGCGACTCGCGCACCGGCGAGGTCGACAAGGTCGACGGCCCGTACCACTTCTTCGCGGCGCTGGCCGCGCTCGCCCGCCTGCCGCGCCGGCTGCCGCTGGTCGCGCCGCACTTCGGGGTCGCGAACGTGGTCCCGGTCGACTACGTGGTGGCCGCGCTGGACCGGCTGATCCACGCCGACGTGCCGGCCGGCAGCACGTTCCACCTCACCGCCCGCCGCTCGCAGCGGATGGACGAGGTCTACAACGCGCTGGCCGACGCCGCCGGCGCGCCGAAGGTACGGTTCAGCGTGCCGCTGCCGCTGCCCGCCGAACCCACCGGCGCGGTCGTCACCGGCGTGCTCACGGAGCTGGGCGTCCCGCCGCGGCTCGTGCCCCACCTCGCGCTGCACGCCGATTTCGACTCGACGGCCACCCGCGCGGTCACCGGCCTCGAACCACCCGACTTCACCACCTACGCGCACACGCTGTGGCGCTACTGGGCCGACCACCTCGACCCGCTGCGCGCCGCCCGAGGGCACGGCCTGGCCGGGCGGACCGTGCTCGTCACCGGCGCGTCCTCGGGCATCGGCGCGGCCAGCGCGCTCGCCGTGGCGCGCAAGGGCGCCGTGCCGCTGCTGGTCGCCCGGCGCGCCGACGAGCTGGAGGAGGTCGCCGGGCGGATCCGCGCGGAGGGCGGCACGGCGCACACCTACCCGTGCGACCTGACCGACGCGGAGGCGGTGGGCGCGCTGCTCAAGCAGGTGCTCGCCGACCACGACGGCGTCGACGCGCTGGTCAACAACGCGGGCCGGTCGATCCGCCGCAGCGTGCACCTGAGCGTGGACCGGCTGCACGACTACGAGCGCACCATGGCGTTGAACTACTTCGCACCGCTGCGACTGGTCCTCGGTCTGCTGCCGCACATGAGGGAACGGCGGTTCGGCCACATCGTGAACATCTCGAGCATGGGAGTGCAGATCAACACACCCCGGTTCTCCGCCTACCTCGCCTCGAAGAGCGCACTCGACGCGTTCAGCCGGGTGGCCGCCAGTGAGACCGTCGCCGACGGCGTCACGTTCACCTCCGTGCGGATGCCGCTGGTGCGCACGCCGATGATCGGCCCGACGAAGGTCTACGACGCGTTCCCCGCGGCCACGCCCGAACGCGCGGCGCAGTGGGTGGTCCGCGCGCTGGAACGCCGTCCGGAGGAGGTCAACCTCCCGGCCGGGGTGCTGGTCGAGCTGGCGCGCAAGGCCGCGCCGAAGACCGTCCGATCGCTGCTGCACCTGGTCTACCGGGCCATGCCGGAGCAGGGCGCGCCGCGCACGCCGCCGCTCGCCTCCGTCGCCGCGGGCATCACCCGCCTGGTCCTGCGGGCGACGCGGTGA